In Sporosarcina sp. PTS2304, a genomic segment contains:
- the modA gene encoding molybdate ABC transporter substrate-binding protein has translation MKRFLLSVLFVILSILLVGCSNTDEPENSQGTDQQTPEADKQPAEEVELLISAAASLTDALEDLKGTFEEQHEGVTLTYNFGSSGKLATNIENGAPSDVFLSASSKDMNDMEEKELIVNESRKDFTSNVLVLIAHKDSNMEVSSFEEIDPATVDHFAVGEPESVPVGRYTKETLENLELWEPLQDKLVLGSDVRQVLTYVEMGNADLGVVYSSDAFISDDVKVLAESNPEWHAPIVYPGAVVKDSKHKEAAQQFLDYLTSDTGTEALQKFGFK, from the coding sequence GTGAAACGTTTTTTACTATCGGTGTTGTTTGTCATTCTTTCTATTCTACTAGTAGGATGCTCGAATACCGACGAGCCGGAAAACTCACAGGGAACTGATCAGCAAACACCAGAAGCGGACAAACAACCTGCTGAAGAGGTCGAGTTGCTAATATCCGCTGCAGCTAGTTTGACTGATGCACTGGAAGATCTAAAAGGGACATTTGAAGAACAGCACGAAGGAGTTACACTTACATATAACTTCGGCAGTTCTGGTAAACTAGCAACAAATATCGAGAATGGTGCACCGTCTGATGTGTTTTTGTCAGCCAGTTCGAAAGATATGAACGACATGGAAGAAAAAGAACTGATCGTCAATGAATCCCGAAAAGATTTCACATCTAACGTATTAGTATTGATCGCACATAAAGATTCCAACATGGAAGTTTCTTCATTCGAAGAGATTGATCCAGCGACAGTTGATCATTTCGCGGTGGGCGAGCCTGAATCTGTACCTGTAGGACGCTACACGAAAGAAACTTTGGAAAACTTGGAACTTTGGGAACCACTGCAAGATAAATTAGTTCTTGGTTCTGATGTGCGCCAAGTATTGACATACGTAGAGATGGGCAATGCAGATTTAGGGGTAGTCTATTCAAGTGATGCTTTTATTTCAGATGATGTAAAAGTATTAGCTGAATCGAATCCTGAATGGCATGCGCCGATTGTTTATCCTGGAGCAGTCGTTAAAGATTCTAAGCATAAAGAAGCTGCACAGCAATTTTTGGATTATTTGACGAGTGATACAGGAACGGAAGCTTTGCAGAAATTCGGATTTAAGTAA
- the modB gene encoding molybdate ABC transporter permease subunit — protein MDYSPLLLSLKVAAISTFFVFVVGVLIAYYLAKREFFGKSILEALFLLPLVLPPTVVGFGLLVLFGKKGWIGSWLLEWFDFQIVFTWIGAVIASIVVSFPLMYQSASAAFESLDERLSNAARTMGASEWRVFFTIVFPLAWPGLLAGLVLSFARGLGEFGATLMLAGYIPGKTDTIPMAIYFAVESGQMEKATFWVIIIITFGFSLILWVNWWSKRNIRRFTRT, from the coding sequence ATGGATTATTCACCTTTGCTATTATCACTAAAAGTGGCTGCCATCTCCACTTTCTTTGTGTTTGTAGTAGGGGTGCTAATTGCTTATTACTTAGCGAAGCGAGAGTTCTTTGGAAAAAGTATTTTAGAAGCGCTATTTTTACTTCCGCTCGTTTTGCCGCCGACTGTAGTAGGTTTTGGTTTGCTTGTCCTATTCGGTAAAAAAGGGTGGATTGGCAGTTGGTTACTTGAATGGTTTGACTTCCAAATTGTTTTCACATGGATTGGTGCGGTGATTGCGTCGATTGTTGTTTCATTCCCACTCATGTACCAAAGTGCTTCAGCTGCTTTTGAAAGTTTAGACGAACGCCTTTCCAATGCTGCACGAACGATGGGTGCGTCGGAATGGCGCGTGTTTTTCACAATAGTCTTCCCGTTGGCATGGCCTGGGTTATTGGCTGGCCTTGTATTGTCTTTTGCGAGGGGCCTTGGGGAGTTTGGTGCGACGTTAATGCTTGCCGGTTATATTCCGGGAAAGACCGACACGATCCCGATGGCTATTTACTTTGCGGTGGAGTCGGGACAGATGGAAAAAGCTACGTTTTGGGTCATCATCATTATTACGTTCGGATTTAGTTTGATCTTATGGGTAAACTGGTGGAGCAAACGTAATATTCGTCGTTTTACACGGACATGA
- a CDS encoding CynX/NimT family MFS transporter, with amino-acid sequence MRSKTTSSLLLFAIFIVALNLRPAITSIGPLLDIIREDLMLSNTQVSLLTVIPVICMGVFAMLAPVLNRAIGLNYTMYAMLLILAGAIGIRFLFVSFSVLWMTSLAAGISIAVIGPLLSALIKQYFPSHVAMVVGIYSFGMGMGATLSTGLTAVFYEASDSSYAFALAVWAVLAIIGILAWRLSATHPMEVKQRQSTVHSGVNPWRNRTAWSFLVFFGLQTALFFAVLTWLVPIAVTNGMTLLQAGTLLSMMTVVQIVMNIGFPLVLQRLNSRTPALVFILVLGILSIALMWTAQPVLFSAGVLLLGIPLGGLFPICLLMPMDATESAEETNTWTAMMQTGGFIIGGILPLFIAMLYDYTANHHVTLFVFLLLFVAMLVLALRIGNSTAADKTVDATSH; translated from the coding sequence TTGCGATCGAAAACAACGTCTAGTTTATTATTATTTGCGATTTTTATTGTGGCGCTTAATTTGCGTCCGGCCATTACATCGATCGGTCCACTCCTTGACATCATCCGAGAAGATTTGATGTTGTCGAATACACAAGTGAGCTTACTGACAGTCATTCCAGTCATTTGTATGGGGGTGTTTGCTATGCTTGCACCTGTATTGAACCGAGCGATCGGACTGAATTACACGATGTATGCTATGTTGCTTATTTTAGCAGGTGCAATCGGTATTCGTTTCCTATTTGTATCATTTAGCGTGTTATGGATGACGTCATTAGCTGCCGGAATTTCCATTGCTGTGATCGGGCCGTTATTATCCGCTTTAATCAAACAGTACTTTCCCTCACACGTCGCTATGGTCGTCGGAATTTACTCGTTTGGTATGGGGATGGGCGCGACGTTAAGTACCGGATTGACTGCTGTATTCTATGAAGCGTCCGACTCATCGTATGCGTTTGCACTTGCGGTGTGGGCCGTACTTGCGATTATCGGCATACTAGCTTGGCGTCTATCTGCCACACATCCAATGGAAGTGAAGCAACGGCAAAGTACAGTGCATTCAGGCGTCAATCCATGGCGTAATCGAACGGCTTGGAGTTTTCTCGTATTTTTCGGACTGCAAACCGCATTATTTTTTGCCGTGCTGACATGGCTCGTACCTATCGCAGTAACCAATGGAATGACATTACTACAAGCGGGGACGCTACTCAGTATGATGACCGTCGTACAAATCGTCATGAACATCGGATTTCCATTAGTATTGCAACGATTGAACTCTAGAACACCTGCATTAGTTTTCATTCTCGTTCTTGGTATTCTATCGATCGCTCTCATGTGGACGGCACAACCGGTATTATTTTCTGCTGGCGTCCTATTACTCGGTATTCCGTTAGGCGGTTTGTTCCCAATTTGTTTATTGATGCCGATGGATGCGACTGAAAGTGCGGAAGAAACGAATACTTGGACGGCGATGATGCAGACCGGCGGCTTTATCATCGGGGGTATTTTACCTTTATTCATTGCGATGTTGTACGATTATACAGCGAACCATCACGTCACATTATTCGTATTTCTTCTATTATTTGTGGCTATGCTAGTGCTAGCGTTGCGAATCGGGAATTCGACTGCAGCAGACAAAACAGTAGACGCAACCTCTCACTGA
- a CDS encoding substrate-binding domain-containing protein, which yields MSNSEQNISYTTEEIAQLLKVSKLTIYDLIKKGEIRAYRVGRQMRVDAVDLTSYKEQLKSGGNLSDTRRIVESSAEKPQTRPQSDSVIISGQDISLDILASYIDEAGAYRPLRSFTGSLNSLIKMYHGEADIVSTHLFDGETGTYNLPYIQRLLTGHSYIVIHLLVRKAGIYVQKGNPQQIHDWADLAQPGLRLINREKGSGARVLLDEQLRLASIAPSTIMGYEDEEQNHMAVAARIASKQADVGVGIEKTARLIDVDFIPLIDEQYDLVLLKTKENEQIRDFIVKTINDPDFQAKINAIGGYDLTNAGDIRYETP from the coding sequence ATGAGTAATTCAGAACAGAACATTTCCTACACTACGGAAGAAATCGCCCAGTTATTGAAAGTATCAAAGTTAACAATTTATGATCTTATTAAAAAAGGTGAAATCCGTGCATATCGTGTAGGTCGTCAAATGCGTGTAGACGCGGTCGATTTGACTTCCTATAAAGAACAATTAAAAAGTGGTGGAAATCTATCGGATACCCGCCGTATCGTAGAGTCGAGCGCAGAAAAGCCGCAAACACGCCCTCAATCAGATTCTGTCATCATAAGCGGACAAGATATCAGTTTGGATATTTTAGCGAGTTACATTGACGAAGCGGGTGCCTATCGACCATTACGATCATTTACTGGCAGTCTCAACAGTTTGATCAAAATGTATCATGGCGAAGCGGATATCGTTAGCACTCATTTGTTCGATGGAGAAACAGGCACGTATAACTTACCTTATATTCAGCGCCTGCTGACCGGTCACTCGTATATAGTCATTCACTTGCTCGTTAGAAAAGCAGGTATTTATGTTCAAAAAGGTAATCCACAACAAATACACGATTGGGCTGACCTAGCGCAACCGGGTCTTCGATTGATTAATCGCGAAAAAGGTTCAGGAGCCCGTGTACTGTTGGATGAACAATTACGACTTGCTTCTATTGCTCCGTCTACTATTATGGGCTACGAGGATGAAGAGCAAAATCATATGGCTGTCGCTGCAAGAATCGCTTCCAAACAGGCTGACGTCGGAGTAGGAATTGAAAAAACCGCTCGCTTGATTGATGTTGATTTTATCCCATTGATTGATGAGCAATATGATTTAGTATTATTAAAAACAAAGGAAAACGAACAGATAAGAGACTTCATTGTGAAAACAATAAATGATCCTGATTTCCAAGCGAAGATTAACGCAATCGGCGGTTACGATCTGACGAATGCTGGAGACATACGCTACGAGACACCGTAA
- a CDS encoding cold-shock protein — MKQGTVKWFNSEKGFGFIEVDGEEDIFVHFSAIQGDGFKSLDEGQQVEFEVVEGNRGLQAANVVKL, encoded by the coding sequence ATGAAACAAGGTACAGTAAAGTGGTTTAACTCAGAAAAGGGCTTCGGTTTTATCGAAGTTGACGGAGAAGAAGATATTTTCGTACACTTCTCAGCAATCCAAGGCGACGGATTCAAATCTCTTGACGAAGGTCAGCAGGTTGAATTTGAAGTTGTCGAAGGAAACCGTGGTTTACAAGCAGCTAACGTTGTTAAACTTTAA
- a CDS encoding ABC-F family ATP-binding cassette domain-containing protein, with translation MLAVSNLSLRFGDRKLFEDVNIQFNPGNCYGLIGANGAGKSTFVKIVSGELEPQTGHVILGKDERLAVLKQNHFEYEEFEVMETVIMGHKRLYEVMKEKDAIYMKEDFSDEDGMRAAELEGEFAEMNGWESESEASVLLQGLGVPESLHHVKMSELEGSDKVKVLLAQALFGKPDVLLLDEPTNHLDLKAIQWLEEFLINFENTVVVVSHDRHFLNKVCTHIADLDFGKIQIYAGNYDFWYESSQLALKLSQEQNKKKEEKVKELQAFIARFSANASKSKQATSRKKTLDKIELDDIKPSSRRYPFVNFTMGREIGNDVLTIKDVTKTVDGKTHIKNATFTLGKEDKVVLLGNPLAKSALLDMLAEVTEPDSGEIKWGVTTSRAYFPIDNSEYFEGSEQTLVEWLRQYSPEDETETFLRGFLGRMLFSGEEVKKKPSVLSGGEKVRCMLSKMMLTSANVILLDEPTNHLDLESIQALNNGLIAFKGAMVFTSHDHQFIQTIANRIIEINDDGTIFDKMMTYDEYLEWKGQKA, from the coding sequence ATGTTAGCAGTTAGTAATTTAAGTCTTCGCTTCGGCGACCGTAAACTATTTGAAGACGTCAATATACAATTCAATCCAGGCAACTGCTATGGATTAATCGGTGCAAATGGTGCGGGAAAATCAACATTCGTTAAAATCGTTTCAGGTGAACTAGAGCCTCAAACAGGACATGTTATCTTAGGAAAAGATGAACGTCTCGCTGTTTTAAAACAGAACCACTTCGAGTATGAAGAATTTGAAGTAATGGAAACTGTCATTATGGGCCATAAACGTCTATATGAAGTCATGAAGGAAAAAGACGCAATCTATATGAAGGAAGATTTCTCTGATGAGGACGGCATGCGTGCAGCTGAACTCGAAGGCGAATTCGCAGAAATGAACGGGTGGGAGTCAGAATCAGAAGCTTCCGTACTCCTTCAAGGTCTAGGCGTTCCGGAAAGCCTGCACCATGTGAAAATGTCCGAATTAGAAGGTTCTGACAAAGTAAAAGTATTACTTGCGCAAGCATTATTCGGTAAGCCGGACGTATTATTACTGGATGAGCCTACTAACCACTTGGACTTAAAAGCGATCCAATGGTTGGAAGAATTCTTGATCAACTTTGAAAACACGGTCGTCGTCGTATCCCATGACCGTCACTTCCTAAACAAAGTTTGTACGCATATCGCGGATCTCGACTTCGGAAAAATTCAAATTTATGCCGGAAACTATGATTTCTGGTATGAATCCAGCCAGCTTGCTTTGAAATTGTCTCAAGAGCAAAATAAGAAAAAAGAAGAAAAGGTGAAAGAACTACAAGCCTTTATCGCGCGTTTCAGTGCCAACGCATCCAAGTCAAAACAAGCGACTTCTCGTAAAAAAACACTCGACAAAATCGAGTTGGATGATATCAAACCATCTTCTCGCCGTTATCCATTCGTGAACTTTACAATGGGCCGTGAAATCGGGAATGATGTATTGACGATCAAAGACGTGACAAAAACAGTAGATGGTAAAACACACATTAAAAATGCGACATTTACTCTCGGTAAAGAAGATAAAGTCGTCTTGCTCGGTAATCCATTAGCAAAATCTGCATTGCTTGATATGCTTGCAGAAGTAACAGAACCAGATTCCGGTGAGATCAAATGGGGCGTCACGACATCACGTGCGTACTTCCCCATCGATAACTCCGAGTATTTCGAAGGATCAGAGCAAACATTAGTGGAGTGGCTGCGTCAATACTCTCCAGAAGATGAGACAGAGACATTTTTACGCGGCTTCCTCGGACGTATGCTATTCTCGGGTGAAGAAGTGAAGAAAAAGCCTAGCGTGTTATCAGGTGGAGAAAAAGTTCGTTGCATGCTTTCTAAAATGATGTTAACGAGTGCGAACGTCATCCTTCTAGATGAACCGACAAACCACTTAGACTTGGAGTCCATTCAAGCATTGAATAACGGTTTGATCGCATTTAAAGGGGCAATGGTCTTCACATCTCATGACCATCAGTTCATCCAGACTATCGCCAACCGCATTATCGAAATCAATGATGACGGAACTATCTTTGATAAAATGATGACATATGACGAATACTTGGAATGGAAAGGTCAAAAAGCGTAA
- a CDS encoding AI-2E family transporter, with translation MRQPPKKNSLRDFWSARSTSPIVGFLGGQATLFVLLCLLFIGLIILIYTQVSFIFYPIRVFFSTVVLPVVLATILYYLMRPILRYLEVRLRIPRVYGILILFLATAGLLTLLVFLVLPFLREQSINLFDEFPSYFKQLILDMDHFFRNSIFAPIYEGFNFNVNTFLDSGFESIGKFFTETLGGIASGVTSFVSALTGIILSLFTVPLILFYLLKDGEKLPQMILRILPPRLRDDAAIIFHDADKQISAYIQGQILVAIAIGIMVSIGFLIIKMKYALLLGVLAMFTSIVPYLGPVIAITPAVIIAIVTSPFMLVKLAVVWTIVQVVEGKFISPQIMGKSLHIHPITIIFVLLTAGSLFGVAGVILGIPAYALLKVVASHVFHLFMLRYNRFETAEEMYYEVVESESDSEVE, from the coding sequence TTGAGACAGCCACCTAAGAAAAATTCATTACGCGATTTTTGGTCTGCTCGATCCACATCACCGATTGTCGGATTTCTTGGTGGTCAAGCCACATTATTCGTGTTGCTTTGTTTGTTGTTTATCGGATTGATCATCTTAATCTATACACAAGTTTCCTTTATTTTTTATCCGATTCGCGTATTTTTCTCGACAGTCGTGCTACCCGTTGTATTGGCGACGATTTTGTATTATTTAATGCGGCCTATTCTTCGCTATTTGGAAGTGCGGCTACGTATTCCGCGCGTCTATGGGATTTTGATACTTTTCCTGGCTACTGCGGGATTACTTACTTTGCTCGTATTTTTAGTGTTACCGTTTTTACGGGAACAATCGATCAATCTTTTTGATGAGTTTCCTTCGTATTTTAAGCAATTGATTTTAGATATGGATCACTTTTTTAGAAACTCCATTTTCGCGCCTATTTATGAAGGATTTAACTTTAACGTCAACACCTTTTTAGATTCAGGATTTGAAAGTATTGGGAAATTCTTTACGGAGACATTAGGCGGTATTGCGTCAGGCGTCACTTCATTCGTCTCCGCATTGACGGGTATTATTTTGAGCTTGTTTACCGTTCCGTTAATTTTGTTTTATTTATTGAAGGACGGAGAAAAGCTTCCCCAAATGATTTTGCGTATTTTACCGCCACGGTTGCGTGATGATGCGGCGATCATTTTCCATGATGCGGATAAACAAATTAGTGCGTATATTCAAGGTCAGATTTTAGTAGCAATCGCAATCGGTATTATGGTATCGATTGGATTCCTTATTATTAAAATGAAGTATGCGCTACTGCTCGGGGTTTTAGCAATGTTCACGAGTATCGTGCCGTATTTAGGACCTGTCATTGCGATTACTCCTGCAGTGATCATTGCGATCGTCACATCTCCATTCATGCTTGTGAAATTGGCTGTCGTCTGGACGATTGTACAAGTAGTGGAAGGAAAATTCATCTCGCCGCAAATTATGGGCAAGTCGCTGCATATTCATCCAATTACAATCATTTTCGTCCTCCTCACAGCGGGGTCGTTGTTCGGCGTAGCCGGTGTGATTCTCGGAATACCAGCGTATGCGTTATTAAAAGTCGTCGCAAGTCATGTATTCCATTTATTCATGTTGCGATATAACCGCTTTGAAACCGCTGAAGAGATGTATTATGAAGTAGTGGAAAGTGAAAGTGATAGCGAAGTTGAATGA
- a CDS encoding ABC transporter ATP-binding protein has protein sequence MLHVDIHKQLAHYTLHIQFEMGAEILVLVGPSGSGKTTILNSIAGLVHPDSGLIVSKDHSFYCDEQKPMPARDRQIGYLFQDYALFPHMTVEKNILYGVKKKQESQLMISELLQVLGIEHLLQKYPHQISGGEKQRVGLARALAARPSVLLLDEPLSALDKETRKQCQDELLRLHEMWKIPFIIVTHDLEEAERLGDRIIYLDHGKIVDERWKRQLISTY, from the coding sequence ATGCTACATGTAGATATTCATAAACAACTCGCACATTATACATTACATATTCAATTTGAAATGGGAGCGGAGATTCTCGTATTAGTCGGTCCTTCGGGGTCAGGAAAAACGACAATTTTAAATAGTATTGCGGGTTTAGTCCACCCAGACAGTGGATTGATCGTGTCAAAAGATCATTCGTTTTATTGTGACGAGCAAAAACCGATGCCAGCGAGAGATCGCCAAATCGGCTATTTATTTCAAGACTATGCACTGTTCCCGCATATGACGGTGGAGAAGAATATTTTATACGGCGTGAAGAAAAAACAAGAGAGTCAATTGATGATTAGTGAGTTGCTACAAGTACTTGGCATTGAACACCTATTGCAAAAATATCCTCACCAAATATCAGGTGGAGAAAAACAACGTGTCGGTTTAGCGAGAGCACTTGCTGCCAGACCTTCTGTATTGTTATTAGATGAGCCGTTATCTGCTTTGGACAAAGAGACACGCAAACAGTGCCAAGATGAATTATTGCGTTTACATGAAATGTGGAAAATCCCATTCATCATTGTGACGCATGATTTAGAAGAAGCTGAACGTTTAGGAGATCGAATCATCTATTTAGATCATGGAAAAATCGTAGACGAACGGTGGAAACGTCAGCTGATTTCTACATATTAA
- a CDS encoding LCP family protein, whose protein sequence is MDEQLEEKIPHRKKKRRKLRLGRVFILFLLLFFMTISAYSYVQFKQGKAITAGSVIEPGEFQGDLLDPKNPAIENYLLLGIDNDGSGKYRTDTMMVLSWDQAQGTAHLISFMRDIYAQIPGYQSYKLNTAYYLGGVQTAKETISGMFNIPIHHYAVVDFDNFESIMDIAFPRGLEMDVKKEMSEKIGVTLTPGVQRLNGKELLGYARFRADDEGDFGRVNRQQEVIQAVKDELFSLPTIMQAPKVAGALDSFVQTDLTSKDELAKVVAILAKRKLDLQTLRIPVEDSYSFTSYRHAGSVIEIDVEKNREAIRSFLATQ, encoded by the coding sequence ATGGACGAACAACTAGAGGAAAAAATACCTCATCGTAAAAAGAAGAGACGCAAACTTCGGCTCGGTAGGGTTTTCATCCTGTTTCTATTGCTTTTCTTCATGACGATATCAGCGTATAGCTACGTACAATTTAAACAAGGGAAAGCTATAACGGCAGGAAGTGTAATTGAGCCTGGAGAATTTCAAGGGGATTTGCTGGATCCGAAAAACCCTGCGATAGAAAATTACTTATTGCTAGGGATCGATAATGACGGATCGGGTAAATACCGTACAGATACGATGATGGTGCTTTCTTGGGATCAAGCACAAGGAACGGCTCATCTAATTTCATTTATGAGAGATATTTACGCACAAATTCCGGGATATCAATCGTACAAGTTGAATACGGCTTATTATTTAGGTGGAGTACAAACTGCAAAAGAAACTATTTCGGGCATGTTTAATATTCCCATTCATCATTATGCAGTAGTGGATTTCGATAACTTTGAGTCCATTATGGATATTGCTTTTCCACGAGGGCTGGAGATGGATGTGAAAAAGGAAATGTCTGAAAAAATCGGTGTGACGCTGACGCCGGGTGTGCAGCGTTTGAATGGCAAAGAATTGCTAGGCTATGCGAGATTCCGTGCAGATGACGAAGGAGATTTTGGACGGGTCAATCGTCAACAGGAAGTGATTCAAGCCGTAAAGGACGAGCTATTCAGTTTACCGACTATTATGCAGGCGCCTAAAGTGGCCGGCGCACTTGACAGTTTCGTTCAGACTGATTTAACGTCTAAAGATGAACTTGCGAAGGTCGTCGCAATTTTAGCGAAACGGAAATTAGATTTGCAAACGTTGCGGATTCCTGTAGAGGATAGTTATTCATTTACGTCTTATCGACACGCAGGTTCTGTTATCGAAATAGATGTAGAAAAAAATAGAGAAGCGATCCGTTCGTTTTTAGCAACGCAGTAA